The following proteins are encoded in a genomic region of Triticum dicoccoides isolate Atlit2015 ecotype Zavitan chromosome 1B, WEW_v2.0, whole genome shotgun sequence:
- the LOC119317667 gene encoding histone H2A.2.1-like — protein MDGSKAKKVAAKKFGGPRKKSVTKSIKAGLQFPVGRIGRYLKKGRYAQRVGSGAPVYLAAVLEYLAAEVLELAGNAAKDNKKSRIVPRHLLLAIRNDQELGRLLSGVTIAHGGVIPNINPVLLPKKAAEKAEKAEKTATKSPKKATKSPKKATKA, from the exons ATGGACGGCAGCAAGGCGAAGAAGGTGGCGGCGAAGAAGTTCGGCGGGCCGAGGAAGAAGTCGGTGACCAAGTCCATCAAGGCCGGGCTCCAGTTCCCCGTCGGCCGCATCGGGCGCTACCTCAAGAAGGGCCGCTACGCCCAGCGCGTTGGCTCCGGCGCCCCCGTCTACCTCGCCGCCGTCCTCGAGTACCTCGCAGCAGAG GTGCTGGAGCTGGCCGGGAACGCCGCCAAGGACAACAAGAAGAGCCGCATCGTGCCCAGGCACCTGCTGCTGGCCATCCGCAACGACCAGGAGCTCGGGAGGCTGCTGTCCGGCGTCACCATCGCCCACGGCGGCGTCATCCCCAACATCAACCCGGTGCTGCTCCCCAAGAAGGCCGCCGAGAAGGCTGAGAAGGCCGAGAAGACCGCCACCAAGTCGCCCAAGAAGGCCACCAAGTCCCCCAAGAAGGCCACCAAGGCGTAG